One Spirochaetota bacterium genomic region harbors:
- a CDS encoding S41 family peptidase, which translates to MFKKIGERSLHFTIFAFLTGLFLGVNLSFKAEALEPAHSYLDYFHQVYQIVRTEYVDTVETKNLFYGAIRGMLQALNDPFTRFLDEEDFAELKEETTGKFVGVGIEITMKDGEIVVISPINGTPAMKAGIKAGDRITKIDTSELKDKSLPEIIKLIRGLPHTKVKLTVVREGFDDPITFDLERMPIKIDTVSYDVLKDHGTGYIKIKTFSSDTTREIEKALGDLNARGIRRIIVDLRWNPGGLLDQAISMTELFLDKGKTIVSTRGREGSGNIREYLADKPTTYKGGLVVLVNKGSASASEIFAGAIKDNKRGKLVGERTFGKGSVQKSYNLNEKIGLALTVAKYYTPSGVSIHGKGIEPDFVVSSESLAEADRKNVNAIYREKLVDAFLNTHKGYTPENRKEFVEFLKGHNLPITEKSANYILKSEIYRFSKQPLFDLEFDSQLKKAIEVVGEET; encoded by the coding sequence ATGTTTAAAAAAATTGGTGAGCGAAGCCTTCACTTCACGATTTTCGCTTTCCTCACAGGCCTTTTCCTCGGAGTGAACCTCTCGTTTAAGGCGGAGGCGCTCGAGCCGGCCCACAGTTATCTGGATTATTTCCACCAGGTGTACCAGATCGTTCGCACGGAGTATGTCGACACCGTCGAGACAAAGAACCTGTTTTACGGCGCGATCCGGGGAATGCTTCAGGCGCTCAACGACCCGTTTACGCGGTTCCTCGACGAGGAGGATTTCGCCGAACTGAAAGAAGAGACTACCGGCAAGTTCGTGGGAGTGGGAATCGAGATCACCATGAAGGACGGTGAGATCGTCGTCATCTCTCCCATAAACGGTACTCCCGCCATGAAGGCGGGCATAAAGGCCGGCGATAGAATAACGAAGATAGACACGAGCGAGCTCAAGGACAAAAGCCTCCCCGAGATCATCAAGCTGATCCGCGGGCTGCCGCACACGAAGGTGAAGCTGACGGTGGTTCGTGAAGGGTTCGATGATCCGATCACCTTCGACCTCGAGCGCATGCCCATAAAAATAGACACGGTGAGTTACGATGTTCTTAAAGACCACGGTACCGGCTACATTAAGATCAAGACCTTCAGCTCGGACACCACGCGGGAAATCGAGAAGGCCCTTGGTGATTTGAATGCCAGGGGAATACGGCGCATCATTGTGGACCTGCGCTGGAACCCCGGCGGGCTGCTCGACCAGGCCATATCAATGACCGAACTTTTCCTGGACAAGGGGAAGACGATCGTCTCAACGCGCGGGCGCGAGGGCTCGGGCAACATCAGGGAGTATCTTGCGGATAAGCCCACGACGTACAAAGGAGGACTCGTGGTGCTCGTAAACAAGGGAAGCGCATCGGCCTCGGAAATATTTGCGGGGGCGATAAAGGACAACAAGCGCGGCAAACTCGTTGGCGAAAGGACGTTCGGGAAGGGCTCGGTACAGAAATCGTACAACCTCAACGAAAAAATCGGCCTTGCCCTTACCGTAGCCAAGTACTACACGCCCTCCGGAGTTTCCATACACGGCAAAGGCATCGAGCCGGATTTCGTCGTATCGTCCGAAAGCCTTGCCGAGGCCGACAGGAAAAACGTCAACGCGATCTACAGGGAGAAACTGGTCGACGCGTTTTTAAACACGCACAAGGGCTATACACCGGAAAACAGGAAGGAGTTCGTGGAATTCCTGAAGGGACACAATCTCCCGATCACCGAGAAGAGCGCCAATTACATACTCAAAAGCGAGATATACCGGTTTTCCAAGCAGCCGCTGTTCGACCTTGAGTTTGACTCGCAGCTTAAAAAGGCGATAGAAGTTGTCGGCGAAGAAACGTGA
- the tsaD gene encoding tRNA (adenosine(37)-N6)-threonylcarbamoyltransferase complex transferase subunit TsaD has translation MSAKKRDTLGLGLESSCDETSVSVVRNGREILSNLIFSQIALHREYFGVVPEIASRAHLETVNGLVDGALREAGISFKGLGYVAATQRPGLTGSLLIALQSAKAVSYAMNIPMIAVNHLEAHLYAPFLEGREPEYPYIGLLVSGGNTALYHVRGIADFTLIGKTVDDAVGEAFDKVAKLLDLGYPGGPVVESLARTAVLKKKLFPKILPDPNGDYRFSYSGLKTAVVQYRRVNPLADRAELVHAFQERALEILVRRVFAASREFGIPRIVVAGGVAANGRLREMLAGAREEGEEVIIASPVLCTDNAAMVAGLGYHYFRQGLYSPLDIDVSARV, from the coding sequence TTGTCGGCGAAGAAACGTGACACGCTGGGCCTGGGGCTTGAGAGCTCGTGCGATGAAACATCGGTTTCGGTCGTGCGGAATGGAAGGGAGATACTCTCGAACCTTATATTCAGTCAGATAGCCCTTCATAGGGAGTACTTCGGCGTGGTGCCCGAAATAGCCTCGCGCGCACACCTGGAGACCGTCAACGGCCTTGTGGACGGGGCTCTTCGCGAGGCGGGTATATCGTTCAAGGGCCTGGGCTATGTCGCGGCAACGCAGCGTCCGGGTCTGACCGGCTCCCTTCTCATCGCCCTGCAGTCGGCGAAAGCCGTCTCCTACGCCATGAATATCCCGATGATAGCGGTAAACCACCTCGAAGCACACCTCTACGCGCCGTTCCTGGAAGGGAGGGAACCGGAATATCCTTATATTGGTCTGCTGGTTTCCGGTGGCAATACGGCATTGTATCATGTTCGCGGGATCGCCGATTTCACCCTGATCGGAAAGACGGTAGACGACGCCGTCGGCGAGGCCTTCGACAAGGTCGCCAAATTGCTCGACCTTGGCTACCCCGGCGGACCGGTCGTGGAAAGCCTGGCCCGAACAGCCGTGTTAAAAAAGAAGCTGTTCCCGAAAATACTGCCCGACCCGAACGGGGATTATCGTTTTTCCTACAGCGGACTGAAAACCGCCGTCGTCCAGTACCGGCGGGTGAATCCTCTGGCCGACAGGGCGGAACTGGTCCACGCATTCCAGGAGCGGGCGCTCGAGATACTGGTTAGGCGGGTTTTCGCGGCCTCCAGGGAGTTCGGAATCCCCAGGATCGTCGTGGCGGGAGGGGTGGCGGCAAACGGGAGGCTGAGGGAGATGCTTGCCGGGGCCCGGGAAGAGGGGGAGGAGGTTATCATCGCGTCGCCGGTCCTCTGCACGGACAACGCGGCGATGGTTGCGGGGCTTGGGTACCACTATTTCCGGCAGGGACTTTACAGTCCGCTTGATATCGACGTAAGCGCCCGGGTCTGA